Proteins encoded together in one Entomobacter blattae window:
- a CDS encoding MBOAT family O-acyltransferase, translating into MLFTSQAFLLGFLPFALLCHYLSFRWRRTNQIVIIAVSFFFYGLWNWAYVPLLAGLGVMNWVLARYVLRSGYKKWLMLGIAFNLLVLCYFKYTNFLASILNTITHSSLGPWPIILPLGISFFIFQKISYLADLHHGDRHSYSLLDFMEFISFFPQLVAGPLVRHNELIPQFSNPQRYATLWKNTAQGILLLTIGLVKKAGLADELGKISNPLFNLATQGHALGTSAAWYAAISYSLQIYFDFSGYSDMAIGLALLFGLKLPYNFNAPYRATSLRDFWQRWHMTLSRFLRDYIYIPLGGNRKGLTCQCLNLLITMALGGLWHGAGWTFILWGFLHGFGLCINHFSKTLKLPVPSFLGWGLTTIFLLITWVFFRATDVSSAWQILHNMVYYTSSAGFKFHHTGLLTLACAIALIGPSSQNFVNGLSAPSPWMACVTAIIFILFIFMVGGRIQDAFIYFQF; encoded by the coding sequence ATGCTTTTTACTTCTCAGGCCTTTTTACTCGGGTTTCTCCCTTTTGCTCTTCTCTGCCACTATCTCAGCTTTCGCTGGAGAAGAACAAACCAGATCGTCATTATCGCCGTTTCCTTTTTTTTCTATGGTTTATGGAATTGGGCATATGTTCCTTTACTGGCAGGTTTGGGAGTGATGAACTGGGTTCTTGCGCGTTATGTTCTACGATCTGGCTACAAAAAATGGCTTATGCTTGGAATTGCCTTTAACCTGTTGGTGTTGTGTTATTTTAAATACACAAATTTTCTGGCCAGTATTTTAAACACCATAACTCACTCATCCCTTGGGCCTTGGCCAATTATTCTCCCGTTGGGAATTTCTTTTTTTATTTTCCAAAAAATCTCTTACCTTGCTGACCTGCACCATGGGGACCGCCATTCCTATTCACTCCTTGATTTTATGGAGTTCATCTCCTTCTTCCCCCAACTCGTCGCTGGCCCACTGGTTCGCCATAACGAGCTTATCCCCCAATTTTCAAACCCCCAACGCTATGCCACTCTATGGAAAAATACCGCCCAGGGGATTTTATTATTGACCATAGGCCTTGTAAAAAAAGCAGGACTTGCAGACGAGCTGGGAAAGATCAGCAACCCTTTATTTAACCTTGCCACACAGGGCCATGCTTTGGGAACATCCGCCGCCTGGTATGCCGCCATAAGTTACAGCTTACAAATCTATTTCGATTTTTCGGGCTATTCTGACATGGCTATCGGCCTTGCCCTGCTCTTTGGCCTAAAACTGCCATATAATTTCAACGCACCCTACCGGGCCACATCCCTAAGGGATTTTTGGCAAAGATGGCATATGACACTCTCTCGTTTTCTAAGGGATTATATCTACATCCCCTTGGGAGGAAACCGTAAGGGGCTTACTTGCCAATGCCTTAATCTGCTTATTACCATGGCATTAGGAGGATTATGGCATGGCGCTGGCTGGACCTTTATCCTATGGGGGTTTCTGCATGGGTTTGGCCTTTGTATCAACCACTTCTCAAAAACGCTTAAGCTGCCCGTTCCCTCGTTTTTAGGTTGGGGGCTAACCACGATATTTCTTCTCATCACCTGGGTTTTCTTTAGAGCGACTGATGTATCTTCCGCATGGCAAATCCTTCACAACATGGTTTATTATACCTCTTCAGCAGGATTTAAATTTCATCACACGGGGCTTTTAACCCTCGCATGTGCCATAGCCCTTATCGGCCCTTCAAGCCAGAATTTTGTCAATGGGCTTTCTGCACCTTCTCCGTGGATGGCCTGCGTCACTGCCATTATTTTTATTCTCTTTATATTTATGGTTGGAGGGCGCATCCAAGATGCCTTCATCTACTTCCAATTCTGA